A region from the Aegilops tauschii subsp. strangulata cultivar AL8/78 chromosome 5, Aet v6.0, whole genome shotgun sequence genome encodes:
- the LOC109759869 gene encoding cold-responsive protein kinase 1 isoform X3, whose protein sequence is MILVEQTRLAKAVLVLCSGLKDGTIVAVKVLSAHSKQGIREFFTELTAISDIVHENLITLVGCCAEGPHRILVYNYLENNSLAHTLLGKGYSRIRFNWRVRVKIALGVAHGLAFLHEEIHPPIIHRDIKASNILLDKDLTPKISDFGLARLLPPNATHVSTRVAGTIGYLAPEYAVRGQVTKKSDIYSFGVLLLEIVSGRCNHNNRLPYEDQFLLERTWTCYEQGQLEKMIDTDLEDDLDSDEACRFLKVGLLCTQDAMKLRPNMTNVLRMLTGEKDVSMEKITKPAVIGDMGDIKVNNQQRPGDSQSEPSTIISSEATAESSP, encoded by the exons ATGATTTTAGTGGAGCAAACAAGGTTGGCGAAGGCGGTTTTGGTTCTGTGTTCAGG GCTTAAAGACGGCACAATTGTTGCGGTAAAGGTGCTGTCTGCCCATTCAAAGCAAGGCATCCGAGAGTTCTTTACTGAACTTACAGCAATTTCTGATATTGTGCATGAAAACCTGATCACCTTAGTCGGTTGCTGCGCTGAGGGACCCCATAGGATCCTTGTATACAACTATCTTGAAAACAATAGCCTTGCACATACACTGCTAG GTAAGGGTTATAGCAGAATTCGATTCAACTGGAGAGTCCGTGTTAAAATTGCTCTAGGTGTTGCCCATGGGCTTGCATTTCTTCACGAAGAAATCCATCCTCCCATAATCCACCGGGACATAAAGGCAAGCAATATTCTGCTCGACAAGGATCTCACACCCAAAATTTCTGATTTTGGGTTGGCAAGGCTCCTCCCTCCAAATGCAACTCATGTGAGCACCCGCGTTGCAGGTACAAT AGGATACCTGGCTCCTGAATATGCAGTTAGAGGGCAAGTGACAAAGAAGTCAGATATTTATAGTTTTGGTGTTTTGCTATTGGAAATTGTTAGTGGCAGGTGTAACCACAATAATAGATTGCCTTATGAAGACCAATTTCTGCTCGAGAGG ACATGGACATGTTATGAACAAGGACAGCTCGAGAAGATGATAGATACAGATCTAGAAGATGACCTAGACTCCGACGAGGCATGCCGATTCTTGAAAGTTGGTCTTCTGTGCACTCAAGACGCGATGAAACTCCGTCCCAACATGACCAACGTCCTCCGGATGCTGACCGGAGAAAAGGATGtctccatggagaagatcaccAAGCCTGCTGTGATCGGTGACATGGGAGACATCAAGGTCAACAACCAGCAGAGACCAGGCGACTCGCAATCTGAACCATCCACAATCATATCATCAGAAGCAACAGCAGAGTCATCGCCGTGA
- the LOC109759869 gene encoding cold-responsive protein kinase 1 isoform X2: protein MACCLMCRKDIEQTIEAPGGNKVKAFSYSELRKATHDFSGANKVGEGGFGSVFRGRLKDGTIVAVKVLSAHSKQGIREFFTELTAISDIVHENLITLVGCCAEGPHRILVYNYLENNSLAHTLLGKGYSRIRFNWRVRVKIALGVAHGLAFLHEEIHPPIIHRDIKASNILLDKDLTPKISDFGLARLLPPNATHVSTRVAGTIGYLAPEYAVRGQVTKKSDIYSFGVLLLEIVSGRCNHNNRLPYEDQFLLERTWTCYEQGQLEKMIDTDLEDDLDSDEACRFLKVGLLCTQDAMKLRPNMTNVLRMLTGEKDVSMEKITKPAVIGDMGDIKVNNQQRPGDSQSEPSTIISSEATAESSP from the exons ATGGCTTGTTGCCTTATGTGTAGAAAGGACATCGAACAGACTATTGAAG CTCCAGGAGGAAATAAGGTGAAAGCTTTTTCTTACAGCGAGCTGAGAAAAGCTACACATGATTTTAGTGGAGCAAACAAGGTTGGCGAAGGCGGTTTTGGTTCTGTGTTCAGG GGAAGGCTTAAAGACGGCACAATTGTTGCGGTAAAGGTGCTGTCTGCCCATTCAAAGCAAGGCATCCGAGAGTTCTTTACTGAACTTACAGCAATTTCTGATATTGTGCATGAAAACCTGATCACCTTAGTCGGTTGCTGCGCTGAGGGACCCCATAGGATCCTTGTATACAACTATCTTGAAAACAATAGCCTTGCACATACACTGCTAG GTAAGGGTTATAGCAGAATTCGATTCAACTGGAGAGTCCGTGTTAAAATTGCTCTAGGTGTTGCCCATGGGCTTGCATTTCTTCACGAAGAAATCCATCCTCCCATAATCCACCGGGACATAAAGGCAAGCAATATTCTGCTCGACAAGGATCTCACACCCAAAATTTCTGATTTTGGGTTGGCAAGGCTCCTCCCTCCAAATGCAACTCATGTGAGCACCCGCGTTGCAGGTACAAT AGGATACCTGGCTCCTGAATATGCAGTTAGAGGGCAAGTGACAAAGAAGTCAGATATTTATAGTTTTGGTGTTTTGCTATTGGAAATTGTTAGTGGCAGGTGTAACCACAATAATAGATTGCCTTATGAAGACCAATTTCTGCTCGAGAGG ACATGGACATGTTATGAACAAGGACAGCTCGAGAAGATGATAGATACAGATCTAGAAGATGACCTAGACTCCGACGAGGCATGCCGATTCTTGAAAGTTGGTCTTCTGTGCACTCAAGACGCGATGAAACTCCGTCCCAACATGACCAACGTCCTCCGGATGCTGACCGGAGAAAAGGATGtctccatggagaagatcaccAAGCCTGCTGTGATCGGTGACATGGGAGACATCAAGGTCAACAACCAGCAGAGACCAGGCGACTCGCAATCTGAACCATCCACAATCATATCATCAGAAGCAACAGCAGAGTCATCGCCGTGA
- the LOC109759869 gene encoding cold-responsive protein kinase 1 isoform X1, whose translation MACCLMCRKDIEQTIEGEEAPGGNKVKAFSYSELRKATHDFSGANKVGEGGFGSVFRGRLKDGTIVAVKVLSAHSKQGIREFFTELTAISDIVHENLITLVGCCAEGPHRILVYNYLENNSLAHTLLGKGYSRIRFNWRVRVKIALGVAHGLAFLHEEIHPPIIHRDIKASNILLDKDLTPKISDFGLARLLPPNATHVSTRVAGTIGYLAPEYAVRGQVTKKSDIYSFGVLLLEIVSGRCNHNNRLPYEDQFLLERTWTCYEQGQLEKMIDTDLEDDLDSDEACRFLKVGLLCTQDAMKLRPNMTNVLRMLTGEKDVSMEKITKPAVIGDMGDIKVNNQQRPGDSQSEPSTIISSEATAESSP comes from the exons ATGGCTTGTTGCCTTATGTGTAGAAAGGACATCGAACAGACTATTGAAGGTGAAGAAG CTCCAGGAGGAAATAAGGTGAAAGCTTTTTCTTACAGCGAGCTGAGAAAAGCTACACATGATTTTAGTGGAGCAAACAAGGTTGGCGAAGGCGGTTTTGGTTCTGTGTTCAGG GGAAGGCTTAAAGACGGCACAATTGTTGCGGTAAAGGTGCTGTCTGCCCATTCAAAGCAAGGCATCCGAGAGTTCTTTACTGAACTTACAGCAATTTCTGATATTGTGCATGAAAACCTGATCACCTTAGTCGGTTGCTGCGCTGAGGGACCCCATAGGATCCTTGTATACAACTATCTTGAAAACAATAGCCTTGCACATACACTGCTAG GTAAGGGTTATAGCAGAATTCGATTCAACTGGAGAGTCCGTGTTAAAATTGCTCTAGGTGTTGCCCATGGGCTTGCATTTCTTCACGAAGAAATCCATCCTCCCATAATCCACCGGGACATAAAGGCAAGCAATATTCTGCTCGACAAGGATCTCACACCCAAAATTTCTGATTTTGGGTTGGCAAGGCTCCTCCCTCCAAATGCAACTCATGTGAGCACCCGCGTTGCAGGTACAAT AGGATACCTGGCTCCTGAATATGCAGTTAGAGGGCAAGTGACAAAGAAGTCAGATATTTATAGTTTTGGTGTTTTGCTATTGGAAATTGTTAGTGGCAGGTGTAACCACAATAATAGATTGCCTTATGAAGACCAATTTCTGCTCGAGAGG ACATGGACATGTTATGAACAAGGACAGCTCGAGAAGATGATAGATACAGATCTAGAAGATGACCTAGACTCCGACGAGGCATGCCGATTCTTGAAAGTTGGTCTTCTGTGCACTCAAGACGCGATGAAACTCCGTCCCAACATGACCAACGTCCTCCGGATGCTGACCGGAGAAAAGGATGtctccatggagaagatcaccAAGCCTGCTGTGATCGGTGACATGGGAGACATCAAGGTCAACAACCAGCAGAGACCAGGCGACTCGCAATCTGAACCATCCACAATCATATCATCAGAAGCAACAGCAGAGTCATCGCCGTGA